From the Aspergillus puulaauensis MK2 DNA, chromosome 1, nearly complete sequence genome, the window TCTGGACTCTTGGAGACCACAGGAGGGGTAGAACCAGAACATTTACTAAGATACGAGCTCTACTGCTCTGAGCACGTTTATCCAAAGGCGTTTAAGCGAGGGGATACGGCGATTGCAGTTGTTGATTGCGAATCCAGCATGCCAATGCCGGTATTCCACCCGGCGATTCAACTGACGCAAGATTATTTCAAGCTTCTCGATAATACAGAATCATAAACTAATCAAATTCTGACTTTATGCGAAGATACTAGGTAAACTATGCAACAACCCCTTGCTCTCCTCGCCCCTCCACCGTCAACATCGGAGACCCGTAGCCAAACCGCATCCTCCCCTCTTCATATGCCTCCCCCTCCTTGCGCATGTGCGTTGCTGGCCACAGTTTCCTCCGGTCCTCGTAGTACTGATCATGTAAATCACCCTCGGCCTGTCTGTTATAAGTCGCATACACGGCGCGACGGTCCTTGGAGCTCAGGTTGGCACCACTCCTGTGAGCCAGGTAAGACCCGAAGACCAGAATATCGCCTATCATCTATCAGTAGGATAGCTGGTTACCAGTACGGGATACAACAAACCAGGATTCAAGTCGCAGGCAGTCCACTCCTGGCTCTCAACCCAGGCTGGCTCAATGCAGCGGTCCTCGCCGAGTGGCACTGACATGCGATGACTGCCTTTGACGACATCGAGGCCCCCGTTTTCTGAATTCATCTCATCAACTGCGGCGAGCACGGTCAGGTGCTTTATGTTTTTCACATGGGTATACGCGTTGGCGT encodes:
- a CDS encoding phytanoyl-CoA dioxygenase family protein (COG:S;~EggNog:ENOG410PN6J;~InterPro:IPR008775;~PFAM:PF05721), which produces MENSHYPLSPEQIASYQEDGFLLLRDFLDTQETGHLQEWAQEVHDLPRTLDASYMPYEEVNAQGKRVLCRTENYANSHSGFDSLLRGERVLSVLQQLATEEMLLFKEKINYKLAGSGGFSPHIDANAYTHVKNIKHLTVLAAVDEMNSENGGLDVVKGSHRMSVPLGEDRCIEPAWVESQEWTACDLNPGDILVFGSYLAHRSGANLSSKDRRAVYATYNRQAEGDLHDQYYEDRRKLWPATHMRKEGEAYEEGRMRFGYGSPMLTVEGRGEQGVVA